A portion of the Toxoplasma gondii ME49 chromosome VIIb, whole genome shotgun sequence genome contains these proteins:
- a CDS encoding ribosomal protein S8, putative (encoded by transcript TGME49_261380) — MQRACEMVVSLLRVDALSQRCPFHVLNVQILDLLQREGLIRGFKVDGTKIDILLKHYKGAPVIRNIRVVSKPSRDIWLTPHELKFRTRFNTGLWIMQTSCGVISHRDCLRMGIGGKMLMAINNGYQHFC; from the exons ATGCAACGAGCGTGTGAGATGGTCGTTTCGCTCTTGCGCGTGGACGCCCTCTCGCAGCGCTGTCCGTTCCACGTGCTCAACGTCCAGATTCTCGACctcctgcagagagagggccTCATTCGTGGTTTCAAAGTCGATGGCACCAAGATCGACATCCTCCTCAAACACTACAAGGGGGCACCC GTGATTCGAAACATTCGCGTGGTGTCTAAACCCAGCAGAGACATTTGGCTGACTCCACATGAGTTGAAATTTCGCACGCGTTTCAACACCGGCCTCTGGATCATGCAGACTTCGTGTGGAGTCATTTCTCATCGAGACTGCCTTCGAATGGGAATTGGTGGAAAGATGCTCATGGCCATCAACAACGGATACCAACATTTTTGTTGA
- a CDS encoding ARM repeats containing protein (encoded by transcript TGME49_261440): MGNQCCAGRDNAYKRKAQENEYGNRGSFRHMLSFGAVGDDVVRFDRAYDNNDIAEFVRLCSSTCEIEKLEERMHPWAADPETIGALAATQLAIFSSREQEPHMKDEIREAGGIEALVKLLASKELDRKHAAVVALSFLSVDNVENCIAMYNAGALPYLIQGMKGDIEGMRAACAQTARNIYVLDVKYRREFMKNGGVTQLVRFLDINPEATNVYTQLEAIYHLEDLIGDENDEIPEFVQAVKAAGAIPKLKKLQDCKDQDVADAANLLLVRLSE; this comes from the exons atgGGGAACCAATGCTGCGCAGGCCGTGAC AACGCGTACAAACGAAAGGCACAGGAAAACGAGTATGGGAACCGCGGGTCCTTCCGTCATATGCTGTCTTTCGGAGCAG TTGGCGACGATGTAGTGCGGTTCGATCGGGCGTACGACAACAACGATATTGCGGAGTTCGTCAGACTTTGCAGCTCCACATGCGAG ATCGAGAAGCTGgaggagcgcatgcacccgTGGGCAGCAGACCCAGAAACCATCGGAGCCCTTGCTGCGACGCAGCTGGCGATCTTCTCTTCCCGCGAGC AGGAACCGCATATGAAAGACGAAATCCGAGAAGCAGGAGGTATTGAAGCGCTCGTCAAATTGCTTGCCTCCAAG gAACTGGACCGGAAGCATGCAGCTGTTGTCgcgctttcctttctctcagtTGACA ATGTTGAGAACTGCATCGCCATGTACAACGCGGGAGCCCTGCCATACTTGATCCAGGGCATGAAAGGCGACATCGAAGGCATGCGCGCTGCATGTGCACAAACCGCTCGGAACATTTACGTCCTCG ATGTCAAATATCGACGGGAATTCATGAAGAATGGTGGCGTGACTCAACTTGTCCGCTTCCTTGACAT aaacCCGGAGGCGACGAATGTCTACACGCAGTTGGAGGCGATCTATCACTTGGAGGACTTGATTGGAGACGAGAATGATGAAATCCCCGAGTTCGTCCAGGCTGTCAAGGCTGCAGGTGCCATCCCGAAATTGAAGAAGCTGCAAGAC TGCAAAGACCAAGACGTCGCAGACGCCGCGAACCTCCTCTTGGTCCGGCTGTCGGAGtga
- a CDS encoding hypothetical protein (encoded by transcript TGME49_261430~Predicted trans-membrane domain (TMHMM2.0):36-59:84-107:113-136:150-173:193-216:230-249:408-431:440-463:469-492): MTLLRFRSGQSRSTARGHGSHKSFKRFSFLLSAVSRLLRLFFKFFFVVHPLFSILYFLHRSPSFSREHLASVDAFLGCSPSELLHFLSSSLFILSNNAVSSFFSLSLDFGRCLVAALRLLLVWANFLWPYCRPVLLHLWELYLDLPRMQQLGLAGIFASLLLLLFLHLNGTLSRGAAVLRRTGRRISCTYTRVTALVAASAPFVLACLFYLGFLLLLGSRGREQLQTLQQLLWLPLAVGGTVSCFWRFVDLPRLHPILLFCRPQSPVSRHLATADPETRDRSPLAVSSSAGAAAPQRAEGSQLRAGERALQQAEKASLQRGNPKAPAVQTAVVARENSWAPFQRWTSWGWPGSSELPPVDQTACTPELPEETEERERVVASAEIARPTFSSLADAKVHAEETRNAWMRITFWLEVWVFMTTCNFVAWLPLVRRLPFVDTLAHHVLSLFFILTVISGGPTQATIHRASFRVIRSIAGFLSALSSRLFGVALVLPSQGDMRGGAGIFYFPEASAVRVPPRSASPRNSVRRSLRQVFSLFVPFVSASSLSLEHPETLGPSSSSSVEAAVSPLVSSTKSYAANALCRALGFSSESWLSGLLSLVLHLPQVLLVFLPEFALTPTLAYLRAGRPLFGAVVSLSAPGPAALPERLYWLLYFLASSAVSALHVLLCEHNLLRYMPFQSCSLLLAVVAMQAAVKFLAKGAEVRIPEKTSDAQDPQASPPTHSPRVSSLALQTAARHSGREGNADRLNATEDRGRRWTTALLALFASFRRSCPTGAEEDDSEASGAGESMKNEPNTPDARSRHQSPEARPSRCESVALSSEARANNCNGGDRERSLSRTARRAASPASAAHPAGRILASGEDREDEKSPEKERGGEPSSASERAASQATSEQRVSAAAPAKRWADEEISGDEDDGLGVQTEERSRESEAGRNSRRLAGVPRQPERWGVKAVWRPRSGEVNRCSGEKSCSRIGRTDAPSVEKKGAVKPQVEERRGFAKRGGKTVDGRERKGATKGCKQSEAVEETPSAPERRQGDRRQGPAKPKGRPSDNTQVGLREDALQEWNLVDDDLSDE, encoded by the exons ATGACGTTGCTACGGTTCCGTTCAGGCCAGTCCCGATCAACAGCCCGTGGACATGGCTCCCACAAATCGTTCAAACGGTTTTCGTTTTTGCTGTCTGCCGTCAGTCGTTtacttcgtctcttcttcaagttcttcttcgtcgttcaTCCGCTCTTCTCGATTCTGTACTTTCTGCATCGGTCGCCGTCCTTTAGCCGCGAGCACCTGGCGAGCGtcgacgcgtttctcggttgttctccctctgaacttctccactttctctcttcctctctcttcatcctcTCCAACAATgcagtctcctctttcttctcgctctccctcgaCTTTGGGAGGTGTCTGGTTGCCGCCCTCCGGCTCCTGCTCGTGTGGGCGAACTTTCTCTGGCCCTACTGTCGCCCAGTCCTCCTCCATTTGTGGGAGCTGTATCTCGATctcccgcgcatgcagcaactCGGCCTGGCCGGTAtcttcgcctcgctgcttctccttctcttccttcacttAAACGGAACGTTATCCCGCGGAGCCGCCGTGCTCCGCCGGACCGGCCGCCGCAtcagctgtacgtacacccgagtGACGGCGCTCGTGGCGGCGTCCGCCCCGTTCGTTCTCGCGTGCTTGTTCTACTTAggttttctcctcctgctcgGGTCGCGCGGCCGCGAACAACTGCAGACtcttcagcagctgctgTGGTTGCCATTGGCCGTCGGCGGCACGGTCTCCTGTTTCTGGCGGTTCGTCGACTTGCCTCGCCTCCACCCaattcttctcttctgcagacCCCAGTCGccggtgtctagacacctcGCGACGGCGGACCCAGAGACCCGCGACCGCTCTccgctcgctgtctcttcctctgcaggcgctgcGGCGCCGCAACGCGCAGAGGGCTCGCAGCTGCGCGCCGGTGAACGTGCACTGCAGcaggcggagaaggcgagtctTCAGCGGGGAAATCCAAAGGCTCCCGCTGTCCAGACAGCTGTCGTCGCTCGGGAGAACTCCTGGGCGCCGTTCCAGCGCTGGACTTCGTGGGGATGGCCCGGCAGCAGTGAGTTGCCTCCGGTGGAccaaactgcatgcacgccagAGTTGCCTGAGGAGActgaggaacgcgagagggTTGTCGCCAGTGCAGAGATCGCGAGGCCGACTTTCTCGAGCCTGGCAGACGcgaaggtgcatgcagaggagacgcgaaatGCTTGGATGAGGATCACTTTCTGGCTGGAGGTCTGGGTCTTCATGA CCACTTGCAACTTCGTCGCCTGGTTGCCTCTGGTGAGGCGTTTGCCGTTTGTCGACACTCTGGCGCACCACGTTCTGTCGCTGTTCTTCATTTTGACGGTGATTTCTGGGGGGCCGACACAGGCGACGATCCACCGGGCTTCGTTCCGTGTGATTCGGAGTATCGCTgggtttctctctgctctgtcttctcgtctgttcggcgtcgctctcgttctcccttcCCAAGGAGACATGCGAGGCGGGGCCGGGATCTTCTACTTTCCTGAGGCGAGTGCCGTTCGCGTGCCTCCGcgctctgcctcgcctcgGAACTCTGTGCGCCGCAGTCTGCGGCaggtcttctcgctcttcgttcCGTTCGTCTCGGCGTCGAGCCTTTCTCTCGAGCACCCGGAGACGCTCGGCCcttcatcctcttcttctgtagaggccgccgtctctcctctcgtctcgtcGACGAAGAGTTATGCGGCGAACGCACTGTGTCGCGCGCTGGGCTTCAGCTCGGAGTCCTGGCTGTCCGGTCTCCTTTCGCTGGTGCTGCACCTGCCCCAGGtgctcctcgtcttcctcccggAGTTCGCGCTAACGCCCACGCTCGCGTACCTCCGAGCCGGCCGGCCGCTGTTCGGAGCTGTCGTTTCACTGAGTGCACCGGGACCCGCGGCGTTGCCGGAGCGACTGTACTGGTTGCTCTACTTCCTCGCGTCCTCAGCGGTCTCTGCGCTCCACGTCCTGCTATGCGAACACAATCTGCTGCGGTACATGCCCTTTCAATCgtgttcgcttctcctcgcggtCGTCGCCATGCAAGCCGCCGTCAAGTTCCTCGCCAAGGGCGCCGAAGTTCGGATCCCCGAGAAGACCAGCGATGCGCAAGACCCGCAGGCTTCTCCGCCCACGCACTCGCCGCGCGTGTCTTCGCTCGCGCTGCAGACAGCAGCCAGGCACTCAGGCCGCGAGGGAAACGCCGACCGGCTGAACGCAACGGAGGACCGGGGGCGGCGTTGGACGACAGCGCTGTTGgcgctcttcgcctccttcagACGCAGCTGCCCGACAGGcgccgaggaagacgactcGGAAGCGTcaggcgcaggcgagagcATGAAAAACGAGCCGAATACCCCAGACGCGAGGTCGAGACACCAGAGTCCAGAGGCTCGGCCGAGCCGCTGCGAGAGTGTCGCGCTGTCTTCGGAAGCGAGAGCAAACAACTGcaacggaggagacagggagaggtCTTTGTCTCGGACTGCGCGACGCGCGGCATCTCCCGCTTCTGCGGCGCACCCAGCTGGGCGCATCTTGGCATCTGGcgaagaccgagaagacgagaagtcgccggagaaggagagaggcggcgaacCGAGTtccgcgagcgagagagcagcgtCTCAAGCTACGAGTGAACAAAGAGTGTCTGCGGCGGCGCCGGCAAAGCGGTGGGCTGACGAAGAGATCAGCggggacgaagacgacggcttgggtgtacagacggaggagagaagtcgagagagcgaggcaggGAGGAACTCCAGAAGACTCGCGGGAGTTCCGAGACAGCCTGAACGTTGGGGTGTGAAGGCTGTGTGGCGGCCGCGGTCGGGAGAAGTGAATCGTTGTTCAGGCGAGAAAAGTTGCAGTCGAATCGGCCGAACCGATGCTCCTtctgtcgagaagaagggcgCTGTGAAGCCTCAAGTGGAGGAGCGCCGGGGATTCGCCAAGCGGGGAGGAAAGACAGTTGACGGAAGGGAAAGGAAAGGTGCGACAAAGGGATGCAAGCAAAGCGAAGcggtcgaggagacacccagTGCTcccgaaaggagacagggggacAGACGACAGGGCCCCGCGAAGCCGAAAGGAAGGCCGAGCGACAACACCCAAGTGGGACTGCGCGAGGACGCTCTGCAGGAGTGGAACCTCGTCGACGATGATTTGAGCGACGAGTGA
- a CDS encoding protein-tyrosine-phosphatase (encoded by transcript TGME49_261410), with product MDLKNWASTLASRGQKLARESMEYVNQKIDKQTLPHSVSSLFQTGASTRVDLDSATSPACAFVYYTIQTEVSPPPFSAHVGPASSDSSSFSSLSFSSSPPSVASPAPPPHFNAFLLPEGVPADAVTFSLFTSLFPVPGHFVFRFKVPSNAAPAGFVWRHLSREEEDDFVPCFHGAIVCQAVQIPADVAAGADAAFSVHACSQSRSPLPSSVSPQPVCSRSRDGAGGGPLAGPPGSSPAFSEDASPCRADSPKPAFHGNAGFGDLWSGEKAKRSDAEKGPARAYTQTFASGGRTPGRPPLVEMPNREDLVADRISRTESRIQEKLQEAQERRQQELSKQQERLAIPDEVQTQLEKWAKSSDGKYKDVRTLLCTVHEVLWPGADWEPVSISTLMIASQLKKHYRKALLLTHPDKHHSSSAEQLFRAEKIFQAFNEAFKVHPP from the exons ATGGATCTGAAGAACTGGGCGTCGACGCTGGCGTCTCGCGGGCAGAAGCTCGCGCGCGAAAGCATGGAGTATGTGAATCAGAAGATCGACAAGCAGACTCTCCCGcactctgtctcttcgctcttccagACAGGCGCTTCGACTCGCGTCGACCTGGACAGCGCGACTTCCCCTGCGTGTGCCTTCGTCTATTACACAATTCAAACGGAAGTCTCGCCTCCCCCTTTCTCCGCCCACGTTGGCCCAGCTTCTTCTGAcagttcttctttttccagcttgtctttctccagttctcctCCGTCAGTGGCTTCTCccgcgccgcctccgcaCTTCAACGCCTTTCTTTTACCTGAGGGTGTCCCTGCGGATGCGGTgactttctcgcttttcacTTCACTTTTTCCGGTTCCCGGTCACTTCGTTTTTCGCTTCAAGGTTCCCTCAAATGCCGCCCCCGCTGGCTTCGTTTGGAGACATCTTtccagggaggaagaagacgacttTGTGCCATGTTTTCACGGAGCAATCGTCTGTCAGGCCGTGCAGATCCCTGCGGACGTTGCGGCGGGCGCAgacgccgccttctccgtccACGCCTGCTCGCAGTCTCGctcgcctctcccctcttccgTCTCGCCGCAGCCGGTCTGCAGTCGGAGTCGCGACGGAGCCGGCGGGGGCCCTCTCGCCGGTCCGCCGGGAAGttctcctgccttctctgaAGACGCTTCACCCTGCCGCGCGGACTCTCCGAAGCCGGCGTTCCACGGAAACGCCGGCTTCGGCGACTTGTGgagcggagaaaaggcgaaacgcAGCGACGCGGAGAAAGGCCCCGCTCGGGCGTACACCCAGACCTTCGCTTCGGGTGGACGTACACCTGGCAGGCCGCCTCTCGTCGAGATGCCTAACAGAGAAGACCTCGTCGCGGACAGAATCTCGCGGACGGAGTCTCGAATTCAAGAAAAACTCCAGGAGGCCCAAG AGAGGCGTCAGCAGGAGCTCAGCAAGCAGCAAGAGCGACTAGCGATTCCGG ATGAAGTTCAGACTCAGCTGGAGAAATGGGCAAAGTCGTCAGACGGAAAATACAAAGACGTTCGAACGCTGCTGTGCACTGTTCATGAG GTTTTGTGGCCCGGCGCAGACTGGGAGCCTGTTTCGATCAGCACTTTGATGATCGCTTCTCAACTCAAGAAACATTACCG AAAGGCCCTGCTCCTCACCCACCCTGACAAACACCATTCGTCGTCTGCAGAGCAACTG ttCCGGGCGGAAAAGATTTTCCAGGCTTTCAATGAGGCCTTCAAAGTCCACCCTCCTTGA
- a CDS encoding hypothetical protein (encoded by transcript TGME49_261390) has translation MRKTRGRSSPFCLEKVRPREKRCGRCAPSIHWRTQCEGRKAGFQSLRGRTTKMSRSMKRQAGWGTRTHIKRRRNGKQFSLPVERYRKSTTTLVSKRLTQKFVWIAFSHVYRHRNGPTHRTAKFNEGAGTVFCKRRSRKCGQKGPCKTRKREDVGFALVSDFYFTTETAFLGSMRRKLSGSGWPVLNVAAFFHDTNPSKTLGRGHVRLGYLRTSSTEGRRTTREEESRSERKNASALCRFGSLRPIVTA, from the coding sequence ATGAGAAAGACACGCGGGCGGAGTTCTCCATTCTGTCTGGAAAAAGTACGACCACGAGAAAAGCGATGCGGGCGGTGTGCACCTTCGATCCACTGGCGAACGCAGTGTGAAGGGCGCAAGGCTGGGTTTCAATCACTGAGAGGCCGGACGACAAAAATGAGTCGGTCGATGAAGAGACAGGCCGGCTGGGGTACACGAACGCATATaaaacggagacgaaacggGAAACAATTTTCTCTTCCGGTCGAAAGATACAGAAAAAGTACAACGACTCTTGTGTCGAAGCGGTTGACGCAGAAATTTGTGTGGATTGCGTTTTCCCATGTGTACCGACACCGGAATGGGCCGACACACAGAACGGCCAAGTTCAACGAAGGGGCGGGCACTGTGTTCTGCAAGCGCCGTTCTCGAAAGTGTGGACAAAAGGGGCCTTgcaaaacgagaaaaagggaagacgTGGGATTCGCGTTAGTATCCGATTTTTATTTTACCACAGAGACCGCGTTCCTAGGTTCTATGCGGCGGAAACTGTCCGGGTCTGGCTGGCCCGTCTTGAATGTTGCCGCGTTTTTCCACGACACAAACCCGAGTAAAACTCTAGGAAGAGGGCATGTTCGACTCGGCTACTTGCGCACCTCTTCCACAGAGGGGCGAAGAACTACCCGTGAAGAAGAATCACGGTCAGAAAGGAAAAATGCCAGCGCGTTATGTCGATTCGGCTCACTTCGGCCGATTGTCACGGCGTGA
- a CDS encoding hypothetical protein (encoded by transcript TGME49_261400~Signal peptide predicted by SignalP 2.0 HMM (probability 0.991) with cleavage site probability 0.749 at residue 37) yields MENSARVSFSWSRAARPCLHCLGSLFLVLCFTQATLGSPAMRTVGSGKEDSAAEEGFCANGLRSAINAAIVELAGDHYVGNTLLPQFPDVPYVPILVCPAPASGDMLPAIVNPPHPTTTIVNDQGAPIADAVQTPARPTGEDLERDRLSLWPDLDSLHESDLLFDVLKTGVLRVAGLGPRGADLRSVPEFRGLVADSELAGAQTEHGFNWGQEGNYSVDPPIGYFPTYLRAIAEKLSSRYKKPVRPEYLFFSRGDDAMNSVSRGIAHMTDIYFILAYQQGSTSHVNNFYRTCPVSGSPNNLLTLKEYKIRSLQDLVRTLRMASDPAMRTLAYLSTGNYETVHFFFPRQTLGEIMSKEEAESRIASKEILGNIRTGSAGQIPDTFEMVDLGLVLAQGPWLKRTDTTHCLYHQLVLRQAAKNAYTSLDEADAETKSVQASRASGLVAHACVIFATSLFASLALV; encoded by the exons ATGGAGAACTCCGCCCGCGTGTCTTTCTCATGGAGCCGCGCGGCCCGTCCCTGCCTCCACTGCTTAGGCAGcctttttcttgttctctgcttcaccCAGGCGACTCTCGGGAGTCCCGCGATGCGTACCGTCGGTTCAGGCAAAGAGGACTCTGCGGCGGAAGAAGGGTTCTGCGCAAATGGTCTCAGATCGGCGATCAACGCAGCAATCGTCGAACTTGCAG GCGACCACTACGTGGGCAACACGTTGCTTCCTCAGTTTCCCGACGTTCCGTACGTTCCGATTCTCGTCTGTCCCGCGCCGGCATCGGGGGACATGCTGCCTGCGATTGTCAATCCGCCACACCCGACGACGACTATCGTCAACGACCAGGGCGCCCCAATCGCGGATGCCGTGCAGACGCCTGCACGTCCGACTGGGGAGGATCTGGAGCGCGACCGTCTGTCCTTGTGGCCGGACTTGGACTCTCTCCACGAATCCGATCTCCTCTTCGACGTGCTTAAAACAGGCGTCCTCCGCGTCGCTGGGTTAGGCCCTCGCGGCGCCGACCTCCGCAGCGTCCCCGAGTTCCGCGGCCTCGTCGCAGACAGCGAACTCGCGGGCGCACAGACTGAACACGGCTTCAACTGGGGACAAGAGGGAAACTACTCCGTCGATCCTCCCATTG GTTACTTCCCAACTTACCTGCGAGCGATTGCAGAAAAACTTAGCTCGCGGTACAAGAAGCCTGTGCGACCGGAGTatttgtttttctcccgtGGCGACGACGCGATGAACAGCGTATCGCGTGGCATTGCCCACATGACCGACATCTACTTCATTCTGGCTTACCAGCAGGGCAGCACGAGTCACGTCAACAACTTCTACCGCACCTGTCCTGTCTCAGGGTCGCCTAACAACCTCCTCACTCTGAAGGAGTACAAGATTCGTTCCCTCCAGGATCTTGTGAGAACTCTGAGGATGGCTTCCGACCCTGCGATGCGCACTCTCGCCTACCTCAGCACCGGGAACTACGAAACAgtccacttcttcttcccgagACAGACGCTTGGTGAAATCATGTCGA aggaggaagcggagagtcGCATTGCGTCGAAGGAAATTCTGGGCAACATTCGAACGGGTTCTGCGGGTCAGATTCCCGACACTTTCGAGATGGTTGACCTCggcctcgtcctcgctcAAGGACCGTGGCTGAAGCGGACAGATACCACGCACTGTCTGTACCACCAACTTGTTCTCCGGCAGGCAGCAAAGAATGCATACACGTCCTTGGATGAAGCTGATGCTGAGACGAAGAGTGTGCAGGCTTCGCGGGCTTCGGGCTTGGTTGCTCACGCTTGCGTGATTTTCGCAACTTCTCTGTTTGCGTCCCTCGCCCTCGTCTAG